One window from the genome of Cricetulus griseus strain 17A/GY chromosome 2, alternate assembly CriGri-PICRH-1.0, whole genome shotgun sequence encodes:
- the LOC113834440 gene encoding 60S ribosomal protein L12-like: MPPKFDPNEIKVVYLRCTGGEVGATSTLGPKIGPLGLSPKKVGDDIAKATGEWKGLSITVKLTIQNRQAQIEVVASASAVIIKALKEPPRDRKKQKNIKHSGNITFDEIVGIARQMRHWSLTRELSGTIKEILGTAVCGL; encoded by the coding sequence ATGCCGCCCAAGTTCGACCCCAACGAGATCAAAGTCGTGTACCTGAGGTGCACCGGAGGTGAGGTCGGCGCCACGTCCACCTTGGGCCCCAAGATCGGTCCCCTGGGTCTGTCTCCAAAGAAAGTTGGTGATGACATTGCCAAGGCAACCGGTGAATGGAAAGGTCTGAGTATTACAGTGAAACTAACCATCCAGAACAGGCAGGCCCAGATTGAGGTGGTGGCCTCTGCCTCCGCCGTGATCATTAAAGCCCTCAAGGAGCCAccaagagacaggaagaagcagaaaaacaTTAAGCACAGTGGAAATATCACTTTCGATGAGATTGTCGGCATTGCCCGTCAGATGAGGCACTGGTCTTTAACCAGAGAACTTTCTGGAACTATTAAAGAGATCCTGGGTACTGCAGTCTGTGGGCTGTAA